The sequence below is a genomic window from Harpia harpyja isolate bHarHar1 chromosome 3, bHarHar1 primary haplotype, whole genome shotgun sequence.
ggcgcggccccgccccgctgccgctccgcgcgtccggcacggaccccgccgtcctcctcggggctttccccgggacccgccgggcgattgcgcaagccccgccacggggcccgggccccccccggcccacgtgctcccggccccccgcgagcccccagggccccggtccccccccggcctcggcacaggcggcccccacctcccccgggccacccccgcctgggacggtcgcggtccgaggggcgcccggccccgctcaccttctcccgaggggcagccgcagcccggccaccgctccgctcctgcctgggctcccaccggccccgccgcggcccctcccccggcagcccccccttcccagggaggggccgtcgccatcagcctcactgcccgcacctggggctcctccagccccggcccgcagctgtggtaccgaaatcccgaataaaactccacaacacccatgggaagttcagaagcaggcgcttcgtttatggaatgaaagatgtcaaagtaagatgactcttgacgagctgttcactggggtaaaaatacagattttaatacccgtcttattttagttctaagacttggcaattgccaggtatcatcttttcgatttacccaggtccaccgccgaggccacaagggagatttcttccagagagaggatagagttactaagtctaaagtccattatttgcttttgtccttcaggaaaaggtgagtggatcgtatatcatcactattcacccaaacagttaaccctaaacttttcacctgtcctttaatacagtcaattccaagctaatttttttccactattaagaggggacccaggatcatttaaaatattattctactttctacaaatacatgccccatcttagagctttagctactagagaaagtctttggattttggggtcagaggagttgcaagtctaaactttcatacccttctctttaggatgtgtgatttttctctctttgtctaaaccaatctaaatttccgtagatggtcctgactctgggtggatctgacaaggatcctggaactccagtaaattccaaacatcgttttatattttaaataggatcccaatatgattcctttctgcacttgtctctacggttttggcaactgacagccccaaggggtgtttgtacaagtttctcccgaagggcgataaattaattcttttgtctgtGAGGTGGAAGAGTAATCCTAGAAATATAAAACCTGTCTTACTTCACTAagacttgctttttctctgtatACTTCCACTTTTCAAAGCCTGTAAAATAACCAAAGCAGTATGTTGCCATCACAGAACACAGGCACCATCAcgacatctttaaaaaacaatgaaCAACTCCAAATAAAATTGGAGAGCTCCTTCAGTACCCCAGGGTATGTAATTTACCCTTTGCCGAGAAAAGCCTGAAGAGCCGCACATGCAGTGCCGCGAGCTCATTCCGTTTAAGCAACCAACCCACAAGAGAAGTAGAATTATGAAACGCCACAAGAAGAGCTGTTTGTGAAGCACCCATGTGAGTGCTCAGTAGAAGTAAATTGTACTTCTGGGACAGGGGCACCTCTGGGAGAGCTCTTCTCTGGCCAGGATTTCCACCTGGAGGGGAGGGAACTGCATTCCTTTTCCTTGCAGGATTTCCGTCCAACTCTCCACTACCAACTGGAAATTAAGCCTGAGGCTCACTGCCTGGCATTACTGATGAAGATACTGAGTACAAAGATGAGAGGGCCTGCAATGACACAGGCGGACTAGCTCCAGGCAGTCTGGCAGGAACTGCGTAGGGGACTAGAGCTACTCTGCGGTGGTGGCTGTGACCTCCAGCAGAGACAGGAGAACAGAGCATGTCCCAGCCTTGTCTGTCTTCTCAGCTTCAACCAGCTGCCCATTTGGCACCAAAGCAGCGAGATACAGGCACACTCTGCTCCACCAGTGACCGGGGCAGGGCAGAGGTGTCAGTCACAAGCTGAGAGTTTGGTGCCTGCCAAAAGGCTAGGAGCAGCACCCTGGAGTCCTGCAGTTTAGCTGAGCAGTAGGGAAGACCATCACCCTGGAACACACACGCTTCACAGCTGGACCTGAAGGGCATCGGACCTATTCTCCCCACCCAGTCCCACAGAAGTTCAAGGGAGTTTCAGTGCACAAGGCAGCAGGGCATTTGGGGAAAGACTGAGCCTCTCCTATAGCAAGCAGGATGACAGCAGGTGCTAGCGCAACATGAGCTAACAGCAAGTTACCTTGCtacatggtgtcctggtttcagctgggatagagttaactgtcttcctagtagctggtacagtgctatgttttgagttcagtatgagaagaatgttgataacactgatgttttcagttgttgctcagtagtgtttagactaaagtcaaggatttttcagcttctcatgcccagccagggagaaagctggaggggcacaagaagttggcacaggacacagccagggcacccgacccaaactggccaacggggtattccataccatgggacgtcccatctagtataggaatggggaagtgggggcagggaatcgccactcggggactagctgggtgtcggtcggcgggtggtgagcaattgcactgcgcatcatttgtacattccaatcctttcattattactgttgtcattttattagtgttatcattatcattattagtttcttcttttctgttctattaaaccgttcttatctcaacccacaggttttgcttcttttcccgattttctcccccatcccactgggggggggggagtgagtgagtggctgcgtggtgtttagttgctggctggggttaaaccatgacacatggaAAGCTTCTAGCCTGCATTAGTGAAGTCTGAGGTGCACTCTTCaaccttggagaaaaaaaaacaaacagtttatTTATCACATTGGCTTATTAGAGGAGATGGCCAATCAGAACAGCTAAAATGGGAAAAGTTTCCACAACCTGGGACAAAAAACGTCCTGGGTAGTAGGCAGGTTACGAAGAACCCATGAGCTACAGCAGCAGCACTCAGGAACCTTGGCTCATCTAGAAAATGGAGCCATCTAGTTCATTTTGAATGACCAGAACACTCATGTCCCTAGCCCCTATTTTCTCTCTGCACCTCTGCAGGCCCTCCATGTCATGTCCCCCTGCAACAGCCATGCTGCAGAACAGCCTACGCAAACTCCAGCTGTGCAAGCTGATACCTGGGACAGGCAGAGAAGGAACAGAGATCCATTTTTGCTCCTGGCACTGCTGAAAACTACAATTCAAATATAAATGCACTTTAGAAAATTCCTGCACTCCTGCAGTTTGGGCTTTGATGGGCAATACTCCCAGGGAATCCGTCCCTGGGCTCCAATGAGTACAGCTTAAAACCACCATATTCCTCCACGTATAAACAGTGTCATTAGACTTGTACTCTTAAAAAATAAGACCAGGCCAGGGCCAGGCTCTGCAGATAAAGTACTAGCTTCtctcttataaatatttttaatattgtttgaTTACAAGTAGCCCTTACTGCAGGTAATGTCACCGACACAAAGTAcctgcacacacacagccccTAGACTTTCACAGAAAGCCCGGGAGCAACCCCTCTCTAAGAAAGGAATCCTACCTCACAGCAAAGTAGGTGAGGGGGCATATGGCCAAGATAGCATCGATGTGGGGGGAAGAGGCATCTGGAGTCAATACAGTAAAAAGGGATTTCAAAAACCCTTCATATAAAGCATCAAGGAGGTTAAAGCAaaaaactgcttcaaaaagaggCACAAAACTGCTGGAGACCAACAGAAAACTCTGCCAAAAATAACTTGCGTTTAAATCAGAAATCAAGGGCATCACACagtttgttgtttaaaaaaggaaaagtggaaatCTGTGTAAAGATCAGCTTTTGTAAAGAGTTATCATTAGCTCCAGAGACCAGCGTAATTACCATGAAGTCCTGATGCAAGGGGGCCTCCTGCCACAAAGAGTTTCATTCCAGACAAGTTGTAGCAGCAGGTGTGAACAGCATTTGGGAAGAAATTCAgatcagaaaaataattcctctaGGTTTCATCAGGATTCTGTTAAAGGAAAGTTTAGATTGTTATTGCTGcccaaccaacccaaaaccttGTCTCACAAAAGGCAAAGCTAGATTCCAGAGCCTAAGAAGGGATCTTTTCTATTAACACTCCCTGAAGGTTCAGACAGATCAACTGCTTGAAGACACCAGAGTTGTCCTGAAGCTTTTTCTGAGGACATTTGGGCCAAACATTGGAGGGGGTGGAGGTGAAGGGTAGGGAAGATACCAAGTTCCATTCCTTTTTAAAGTTACACCAGAATGATACAAAAGCTAATGGCTAGAAGTTAGACAGAGCCATTAACTGCTTTATGAGAACATACAGGAAATTAAACTCAAGTCCCTGCCATGGCATTACCTCAGGAAGCCACAGTTTCTGAAACTGCACACAATTAGATGAAATCGCTCTCACTTTGAGTGCCATGCTACAGGAGCACAGTGTTAaaggaagacaatgtattttgTGTTTGAGGTTCTGAAAACTACAAGTCAGACTGCATTCAAAACTATAAAGATATAAGATCTAGTTTGTTCATGAATTGGTGCACAAGAACAGTAGTCAGTATGCCTTACGCTCAACCAACCAAACATCAGTactctttcagaaagcttttgtaCAACGCAATTCTGCAGCACTTCCTGCTTTTCATGCATGATTACAGTTATCAGTTACATGATCACTGTTTTGCTGGGATGCCTTTCATACAATAGCTCCCAGTAGTATAAAAAGAACCACTTCTTGAGCCCTACAGCACTCCTGTGTAAAGGGTCTCCTACAGCCTCAAGCTACTCACCAGCCAGCCTTTCCTAGCAGTCAACTGCAAAACTCCATTTCCTCCTAATTTCTGCTTCTGTCCATAGCAGGCACAGCAGGGGGGCTTTTCACCCAGGAACCTCTGGGCTCTGATACCATAAAACAGGGAGGAACCTTGCCCTGTTCCCACTGTGATGATGTGCTCGTAGAACCTCACCCACCGAATACCTGTCAAACAGAGAAGGGACATACAACGCAGTGAAGAAGATGGATGCTTtgcctctgcagtgctgctgcttgatGTCCAGTATTTTCTTGAAGAGGAACTACCTGCTCGTATTCTCCATGAGACCAAAACTTCCCCACTGCTAGGGAGCAGTGCTGACAAATCCCACGGATGCTACTGAAACAGCAGCTTCAGTTCCATACActgcttcccttctcctctgaGGCCGTCTGCCCCACTGATGGTGCACAGCCAGAAGCTTCATTCTCAGcaggccccagctctgccagagaAAAGATCACAAACCGTTTCAGATCAAGAGCAGGTTTGTTCTGTCTTCCACAAGCCTAAGAGAACACACCATGAGCAAGTACatggcagcagaaggaagaacaCCACACTGGTTTCCTCCATGagctctgttgtggtttaaccccagacagcaactaagcaccacgcagccactcgctcacctccctcacagtgataggggagagaatcagaagggtaaaagtgagaaaaaaaaacctcatgggctgagataaagacagtttaataggtaaagcaaaagccacgcacacaagcaaagcaaaacaaagaattcatttactacttcccatcggcaggcaggtgttcagccatctccaggaaagcagggctccatcacattcACACCCCACCTAGCTACCTGCCAAGCTGCGATAGGTGACCATGTGAGAAAAATTCCTGTCCCAGCTGCCACCAAGTGCATTTTGCTGATCAACAGGCTAGCTGTAAGCAAGTATAACCATAATAATCACTAGTCACACTGCTGCTCAGAGAGGTCAGGCTCTTCAATAACGCTGAAGCTTCCTCCACTCAAAAATATTCTCACAAGCACACCTTACTCTTTGTAGCTGGCACTGTTAGCACTTCACCCAGCAATGAAAACAGGCTAGGAATCCTGCAACCTAAGCAACACCACATTCCACCACTACATGGGAAGCTACAGCGTGTTTCCAGTCCAAACAAAAGATTCTACCACCATTCAGTTATGCCATGAGATTGAGTAAAAGAGtacattttgctttcacaaaATCTAAACCTGAAGCCTCAGCTAAACAAGGATCCCTACATAGTAATCTGCAATTTGCAAAATGTCCTGTCATCTCATCTCTTTATTGTGCAGAAGGTTGGTTCTATGTAAGCACTCTACCCCAAACAGCTCTTGTACGCAGATTAAGCCCCACCACGTCtatgcttttccttcctgcacaCCACGACGCTAAGTCACAAATCCTAGGGCTTTTTAAGCCCTCTTTAAAGTACCACTGAATTACAGCCTAAACAAGCACTcaaacagaaggggaaaagagggagTTATGCCAGCTACATCCACGTGCCAACTGCTGTCACCATACCAAGTGAGACTGAACACCACAAAACTTGTAACCTACTGGAATACACCCAGCGGTACACACGGCAGCAGACACGCAAGAGGCATGGATGCAGCCAGGGagtttccccttcccctctgtacAGAGCCCTAACCAGAAACACATCCTCACCCTTCCGCCTCCGCAACCTCCCGATGTTACATCCACAGCCGCCGGCATCTGTGACACACACTTCGAACAGGCAACGCCACGCTGTCCTGCTCCAGACGCGAGGTGAAGTCTTGGCTGCAGGCCTAATAGGTAGGAAACCACTGCACAAGTCTCACAGCTGCTGAATTAAATTTACCAGATTCAGATAAGAATCTCCCATTTTAATTCAGAGAACTACAAAGGCATCTGAGCAAGTTGAAGACatgcccacccccaccccccccccattacaAGGGCCTGGCTCTGGCAAATACATGCAGAAAGCTTCACGGCCTCTGCCATCAGCAAGAGCAGTCACTTGCATAAGGGGAGAAAGGCACAAGAGGGGACTTCCTCTTATTTTTGCTCCAAAAACACTCTTGACAAGCAACCCCGCAGAACACACACTTAACAGGAACAGGTGATGGAGGATGAAAGCAGACGGCATAAACTTTCAATgccatttattaataaaaagctataaaaatgcagAACAACCATGGATCTTTCTCTAATccaaaaaattaactgaaggaATCCCTGATGTACCCATGACTAAGAGGATGTATAGAACAGGCTTTCAAGAACAGCACTTCAAAttgcctcctaaggggctgaagcCCTTCAGATGCATCTTTCCCATCAAACTAAAAGCACAAGCTGTGCCTAGAACTCATCACGGTAAGCTCTCCAACATAGCCAGCACTCTACCACCTCTGGACCTGGACTACATGGGTCAGCAGATTGAGTCTTACTCCTGAGAGGCAGAGGGGCTCTACAAATCCCAGATGGAAAGGAAGACGCAATAGCATGTCCTACACGAGGAGCAGACACAGAGCCTGTGCTGTGCAACCTCTGTCCACTACATTAACATTGCTACCTTTGGGATATAAAGTCAAGGGCACATGACACTGCACTGCATGCCAGTCGAGCAGAAAGCAGTTGCTCTCGCAGATCAAGAACTAGCGTCCAGGGCCTGCGCTTCCCTGTACAGCTGCTAAGAAAAGCAACACTTACAAGATGCACTAAAAAGCATTAGCTGCCTTCTcatggagagagacagagacagagttAGACTGGGCAAAAACCAGCCCCAGTTCCAGTCTTAACTGAGCAACTGCCTTTCTCTGACCTGCTTTTGTACACAACACTAAGGATCTGAAGTTAATGTGGACTTACCACATTCAGCAGGTGCATTTGGAAGCTGAAAGCACATTCAGGTAACACTTAAAAGCACTTAAAAGTCAACCCAGATGTTAGTCTGCAAATCAAGAAAGAGCCTACTTTCTAGAGGTGCTGCACTGCTCCAAGTCCCAGTGACAGCAAGAGAAAGTTGAAACACTCAGTATCTTGGGAATTAATACTACTTAAGTGTCTCCACCATcatgccaaaggaaaaaaaaaaaaaaaatctgcctagtacgcagagcagaaaacagcactgaacAAAGGCTTTCTGCAGACGTGAACTGGAGATGCCTCAGAGATACTACCTACACATAGATCATCCCTCCAGCAGGGATGATGGCCTACAGCAGCTTTCAGCTACCAGTCCCTACTGGGCACGACATGCCAGCAACTTGGTATTTCTTCCCTATGATACCGAAGGGTGACAGCGTCAGGACCTCCACAGAGCCCTCGCTGACAGCGGGTCAGGACAAGGGCTGTTACTGGTAAGGTGGGCAGGTGACAACACCAGCTGGCGAAGCACCTTTTCTCATATCACAGAAACTTATCCCACATCTGAAAGAAGCAGACCCTGACATTCATCTAGATGGCACTGTTCAAACTCCAGTAACCGCATCAGTAAAACTTTCCTAATCCTTGCCTACGCGCATTCTCTTTTTGTAACTTGCCCAATGAAGAGACAGATGCCTAGAGCCCAGCTAAGCAAGGACTGCAATTTAGTAGTCTGGGATTCATATGGTTTAAAATGGGCATCACAGCACAGTGCCTTCTTATGCTTGAAAATAAAGGCTAGGAGAAGCAGCTTATGGGACTGcacaccctgcaagccctcacacttggccctgctgtaaagTTCAATTGGACATACTGCATccacatcagaaaaggaaaacagcacacatctgtaagctttttttttttttttttaaagagcgagcttttgtatatttaaagcaaataaattcacactgaaaattaagagtctcactcatggctttaaaattacaaagcaagAATTCACTCGCAGGACAGACTCCCAGTATGACagcacagagcagacaacatgctttttttccattcccagagaaaaatgcaagaacagacaATATTAACAGTGGTAcaaagactggatttgctttgaaaTGAAGTAAAACACACTAAGacgcagtaaaaaaaaaaaaagaagtagaagcaaaatgcacacttttcaaagttcagaaaCATTTGGATGATGTACAGTTTAGTGGATCATAGAAGCACTCATGTTGTCTGTCGTTAGATTCAGAGTTGCTTTcatgtttggtttgttggttgctcaaggaacactgtcataaAAGCAAAGCCTACATATACTATTAAGGATTTAGTCTCTCGCATGAAAACCGCTTCATATTTATTAAAAGCTTATCTTACTGCAGTCCTAACAGCTACTTCTGCAAACAAACCGTTTGAAGCACCCTTTGACAAGTTTCTTACCACTGCCCCATTCTTTGGAACAGACGGATCTAACATTGTGAGAAGGCTGCCTGGAATCCAGAAAGGAGACATGTGCCTGTGATCCTCCTGCATACACTGACCACAAGCCAAACATACCTTCTCCCTGCAGTATGGCAACTGTGTGGAAAgtaactggaaacagaagacaaaaaaaaacccaacccattctGAGGAACAAGCAAAATGTTCATAGAACAATTCTGTAAGCTagggtcaaggaagctgcagtggaaaaaacaaaatgcacCTAAAAAATTAACTTCCCCACAAAAccagacctttaagagaaaagcaacaacctgacccagagaaaaaaaactgaaggagatgggatgccttatctgaaccaagctgagatgataaaggctgaagccaagtattaTGCAAAGAACAACGGACATTttggtcaattgttttacatctttctaagctgctgttatttcttcagcagctgtacacagacagcagctctcggCTATAAAAGCTTACCTCATACACTAGGACAGATAtgtctgggtttgatctgcaattacacttaaggaagggGCAACTTCCTTTATGGACTCTGCTCATCAAGTATCCCTCCTACTCTATGCAACAGTCCAtctcagctaacccagaactggcagaaagttcagagcacttcccaccctccaaaataAGGGGAGGAGGAAGTTTCCTCAAGTTCTAATTTTTAGGACATTTCATTTGACATAAaccttttaagtgttttacaaacactgctgctctttcttcaagcatTTAAAGGAGATGAAGAAtagtgaacagccttaactgctaggcaattttttaaatttaacagcaacaaacagaaaagcacctctGATAGCgtgtgctctgctttccaaagatgaaaatacccatctagggacacagctccCAGCTCCTATAAAAAAGAAGAGAGTTAGTTTCTATATTGGAGATGTCCTTACAAACTCATACGCTCTACTAGtcaggctgcatactctgcattgaactcATCCATAATTCTGTACATGCTTAccaagatcaattttcattttatactgatcTTGGTAGAACACAATACAGTACAAAGGTGCCAGGTAGAATAAGAACTAATACACCAGTAattaaccaaaaataactttcacaaggatcaacttttatattaaattcaaaatcaaattccaggactggctttttggtttttaaaaaaagcaaaacaaataaacctTACAGAACTAACAATTCAAGTATTggatttttacatgagactgttatGATTTTCTGTCACCTGCAGTCTGACACCTCCTcgtacagaatactacaccccatcagcacagaaagacagtcaaccACCAAAAGAATGCAACAGCATATTAGTATTGCTGCCGCTACGTAAGTAAGCGGTACTTTAGgaagttacactgattatccaactagttactaaaaagtcaataactGACCCtttctattacagccttctgtATAAACTGCCACAGTACATGGgcatgtacacatacacacacacatatatatacattcaCCCACAACggtactgatagcttgacaaaacaaaccGAGTTTTCATTAATTAGCCTTTGACAGGATTCCAGGAAACCGATATTACTCtgctgtattccaaagttatttaCTGATAACCAGCACCCCTCTTGAAATTTAGTCTTCTTGTGCAGAATCCTTCCCTGTAACTCATTGTGTTTAGAGATCCTGTCatggcaacacctactggaaagacagtaatattccaTGTCATACTAGAcaaaatcaaacctagaccagggccctacaaacaaaacaaagtgaagCACTGtactaagaccaagaagggtttcaatagccaagggagcTCCAAGtggtttcaaaaaaaccaaaacaactattttaagtatatatatgtatgtatatatacacatatacacacacagacacagagtaGGTAGTAGGATATgagttaaagaataaaaattgtaGGGAGGTGTGTGTATACAGAGTagaatattaaaggaaaaaaagcctggacgggtgtgtgtatatacacacacacgtgtgagaaatgcactcacactGAACTTCaggaattttacaagtttattatagaacaaaggcaaacagcgctgggcacatggTCACAACCAGAGGCGcgccggttatacccaaactcggctttttatacactgtgttcgTGGCGTTTccaaggggttattttaatatttcaggtatctattaacataactccaccccagaccaccccaacttgcgcgcgtctcttgtggtttggaggggccttcggggatctgcaaggaatgaagtcagtagtcttcctctggctgcacttttcaccctgtcgttttcctccagttgcacttttcaatattttcacattaaacttctgtttttcctttgttcttctcgtatctttcatgtcaaataatctttgacccccaaaatgctgttctcatgctaacaaatcactcgttatcttcttacttgtgttctcagtttcactcgtccttgagtccatatgtctgtttttctgtgttttcacaaatctatctacacatcctttaattacttgagttacaggatgccttatctcatcagaagaaactatacattctgcttgtgcccatttattgcctacaaactataaaatacaattgatgtctGGAATATAtcaactacatatttcccgtgttaaggcctaatttagtggcagtgaggcaaacatcctttcgggacgtagcttatgcagtagttaggcaaatttcagtgttctcgttttgcgaaagccaatatacatttcacatgtgtgtgtgtgtgtgtgtatgtgtagatatatacacacacccctacagacaattttttctttaacttataTCCTactaccttttaatgaaaaagaaccctgaagtacagagacaactcttactaacaagaaacatctacaacagCGTCCATTTCTATTTATCAATTTACtccatttttagaaaaacaatagTTGCTTCAAGAATTACGTAGCAATGACTCCTAGACACATTAAGTTCAAAACCAGAAGGCAGCTCACAGCACACATCCTTCGTTTCTCAGTCTTTCCCTGAGcaactgctgctgcctgccccggggcaCTGGCATTCATTAGCTGAGGCAGCGCTTTGCTTTGACTCACTATGCCATTTCCAACATTTTAACCTGCGTAACATTAGTTCAACCAATTAGAATTGCAGGGTATTTGCCCCAGAACTCAGCCAAAAGCCCTAACACGCTCCCAAAAGACAGggctcaaaaaaaaaccccaaaaaacaatcAGCAAATAAAGAGCATCTGTGAAAGCCCCCAAATTAGCCAGACTACCGCAGAATCTGGTAATTTAATCAAGGCTGGTTCATACCACTACACTCCACCAAAAGCCATTTCCTCTTGGAAAAGATGAATTGGAACTATGAGTTCAGTTTTATACACacactgtaaaacagaaaaataaagaatcCCCTGCTGAAAAATATCAGCAGGTCACTGTACCCACAAGCTAGCTTCTAAGATCCACAGTCACTGTTCCAGCCTCCccacctttccctttctctgccaGCCTGGACTGACTTCACCGGTGTTTgggtcctggtttcagcccagccagcaacaaagcaccaggaggcCCATCACACACTCCTCCCCCCgctgggatggggagcagaaaagaaaaagaaaagctcctgggtCAACACAAGgccagggaaggatcactcaccagttacagTCACGGGCAAAAGCAGACTTACCttggggaaacctgcagcagagtcTGCcaagtgggatgggagagaaacccctgtgcagacagcaaggccaatgcagaaggagggggaggaggtgcgccggaggaggggatgcccctgcagtcccccccagcccatggaggggaacgggggagcagatgcccacctgcagcccggggagagagg
It includes:
- the LOC128140208 gene encoding DDB1- and CUL4-associated factor 12-like, which encodes MKTNPGYKWYPSTNQPVKTQTSTVRNRKKLRAFASDSAKDLPSPRKVTKSDKMPQLDFGMADPTQMGGLSVLLLAGEHATTAQGELGAVSLDGYFHLWKAEHTLSELLSTQLPYCREKVCLACGQCMQEDHRHMSPFWIPGSLLTMLDPSVPKNGAVACSQDFTSRLEQDSVALPVRSIRWVRFYEHIITVGTGQGSSLFYGIRAQRFLGEKPPCCACYGQKQKLGGNGVLQLTARKGWLVEECTSDFTNAG